Proteins from one Triticum aestivum cultivar Chinese Spring chromosome 7A, IWGSC CS RefSeq v2.1, whole genome shotgun sequence genomic window:
- the LOC123149109 gene encoding agglutinin isolectin 2-like yields the protein MKGLLLCALALAFAVVTTDAQRCGKQGDGMECPNNLCCNKDGYCGLGVTYCNAGAGCQSGACYDNKICGAQAGGALCPSNHCCSSGGRCGYGREYCSNDCQSGPCWDLKCGHLANGRPCPNNLCCSPNGTCGLGPEYCGAGCQNGACSTDKPCGNKANGAPCNNNYCCSQYGSCGLGQDYCGAGCQNGSCN from the coding sequence ATGAAGGGCCTCTTACTGTGTGCGCTCGCACTTGCGTTTGCTGTGGTGACCACCGACGCCCAGCGCTGCGGCAAGCAGGGCGATGGCATGGAGTGCCCCAACAACCTCTGCTGCAACAAGGATGGGTACTGCGGCCTGGGCGTCACCTACTGCAATGCTGGCGCCGGCTGCCAGAGCGGCGCCTGTTATGACAACAAGATCTGTGGCGCGCAGGCCGGTGGCGCATTGTGCCCTAGCAACCACTGTTGTAGCTCAGGTGGTCGTTGCGGCTACGGCAGGGAATATTGCAGCAACGACTGCCAGAGCGGTCCTTGCTGGGATCTCAAGTGTGGCCACCTGGCCAATGGCAGGCCCTGCCCCAACAACCTCTGCTGCAGCCCAAATGGTACATGTGGCCTAGGACCGGAGTACTGCGGTGCTGGCTGCCAAAACGGCGCCTGCAGCACTGACAAGCCGTGTGGCAACAAAGCTAATGGTGCACCATGCAACAACAACTATTGTTGCAGCCAGTATGGATCTTGTGGACTCGGCCAGGATTACTGTGGTGCCGGCTGCCAGAATGGCTCATGCAACTAG
- the LOC123149108 gene encoding agglutinin isolectin 3-like — protein MKGLLLLCVLALAFAAVTTHAQLQSCPARCGKQADGMECPNNLCCSKDGYCGLGVDYCSAGAGCQSGACYDNKICGTQANGTLCPNNHCCSSGGRCGYGSEYCNNGCQNGPCWADLKCGHRDNGKLCPNNLCCSRYGYCGLGPEFCGTGCQNGACSTDKPCGNKANGAACTNNYCCSLYGSCGLGKDYCGTGCQSGACN, from the coding sequence ATGAAGGGCCTCCTCTTGTTGTGCGTGCTCGCACTTGCCTTTGCTGCGGTGACCACCCATGCCCAACTGCAGTCCTGCCCGGCGCGCTGCGGCAAGCAGGCCGACGGCATGGAGTGCCCCAACAACCTCTGCTGCAGCAAGGATGGGTACTGCGGCCTAGGCGTCGACTACTGCAGCGCTGGCGCCGGCTGCCAGAGCGGCGCCTGCTACGACAACAAGATCTGCGGCACGCAGGCCAATGGCACATTGTGCCCTAACAACCACTGTTGTAGCTCGGGTGGTCGTTGCGGCTACGGCAGTGAATACTGCAACAACGGCTGCCAGAACGGTCCTTGCTGGGCTGATCTCAAGTGTGGCCACCGGGACAATGGTAAGCTATGCCCCAACAACCTCTGTTGCAGCCGgtatggttattgtggcctaggaCCGGAGTTCTGTGGTACTGGCTGCCAAAACGGCGCTTGCAGCACGGACAAGCCGTGTGGCAACAAGGCCAATGGTGCAGCATGCACCAACAACTATTGTTGCAGCCTGTATGGGTCTTGTGGGCTTGGCAAGGATTACTGTGGTACCGGCTGCCAGAGCGGTGCATGCAACTAG